From the Mycoplasma putrefaciens KS1 genome, the window GATATTCAAAAGTATCAGCACTCAAACCTACTTGATCTAAACTTTCTAATTCTAGTCTAATTTCTTGTTCATCAGAAAATAACACAGGAGCATTTAGTGTTCGGAATTTATTAGTTGAAACTGGCATCAGTTCTTGCATTTCAAATAATGACACTTCAGGATAAATAATTGCTCCATTAGCAGATTTAATAAATCCAGTTGAACCACTTGGAGTTGCAAACACTAACCCAGTTCCTTTAAATTCTTCTAAAAGATCATCATTAATATAAATTTTGGTAGTTAATGGTCTTGTGTGATTAGTAACTTTGATTTCATTTATTGCATAGACTTTTTTGTCATTAAAATTAACTTCTAATAATCCTAGTTTAGTAATATTTGCATTTTTTAATAAGTCACAACAAATTGCTTGTTGTAGGTCTTCAATTCGATTTTTATTAGTATAAAACCCAATGCCACCAAACTTAATTGGAGCAAAAACTAACTTATCTAGTAAATGTTGGTATTTATGAACTGCTACTAAAAAAGTACCATCTCCACCAATTACAAAAACAACATCAGGATTTTGATCATCTTGATAAAAGTCGTTTTCAGCCAATAGTTTTACTAAATTATTTTTAATTTCACCAGTTGTAGCATAGTTATTTGTTACTAAACTGTATTTCATAATTAAATTCTCCTTTTTATTTTTTAAATATTATATATTTTCTGAACTAAGTTGATATTATTAAAAAATTCTTAATAGTCTTTAAATATCTGTTTCATTTGTATGAGCAATCATTAATTCTTTAATACAAACATCTTGTGGTAGTTGATAAACATATAAAATAGTTTTTGCAATTTGTTCAGCTTTTAATCCACCATTAATTTGGTTAATAAACTGCATATGTTGATCAAGAATTGTTTTTTTAGTTGAATTTAATAAATTAGTATTAACTGTACCTGGTTCAATTAAAGTAAATCTAATATTATTATCAGCTAATTCTCGTCTTAGTTGCTCAGTAATTGCGTTTACTGCAAACTTAGATCCATTATAGATTGCATGATCTTCATAGAGATATCGTCCAGCAACACTTGAAATGTTAATAATTGTTCCATGATTTTGTTTTAACATAGAAGGTAGAACCACATCCATGCCGTTAATAACACCTTTAATATTAATATCTAAGATATCGTATTTTTGTTCAAGTGGTTGGTCAAGATATTTATCTAAAGGCATAATTCCCGCATTATTGATCATTAAATCAACTGGTCCAAATTGTTGTTCAGCCAGACTAATAGCTTGTTTAATCTCTTCAACATTTCTAACATCAACTTTAGCAGTTAAGCAATTTGGTAAGTTTAAGTTATCTAAAAGTTCTTTTCTTCTTGCCATGATTAGTAAGGGATAACCATTTTTTGAAAATAATTTAGCACATTCTAGTCCAATTCCTGAACTAGCTCCGGTAATTACTACTAATTTTTTCATTTCTTCACCTCTTTTGAATTTATTTATTTTGATTTTAAAATAAAAAAGATCTTTATAACTAAATATAAAAATCTTGAAATGATTTAAAGTAATTGTTATTTTAATTAATTCAATTTATTAAATTCTTTAACACTGTATGCTGGTGTTCTTTCATCTCTTAATTTATATAATAAGTTAGGATTTGCATACCCTTTTGTTTTTTCAAATCTTGACATACTTAAATTCGTTAGATAAGCTGGTGTTTCATTTGTCTTGATTTTGTCTTTTCCATTTAATTTTTCTTTTCCTGTTATAGGTTCAACATCATAAACTACAAATGAAGATGAATTGCTTTCTACTCCGGTGTTTCCAAAAGTTGAAAATTTATTTTTAGATTTATCATAGTATCTATCTACTCTGTTCTTATTCACTGGAGAAGATGTTGTTTTAGTTGAAAAGTAATTTGCTGATAAATAACTTGGTCTATTTGTATAAAAATTAACATGGGCATGTGACATTCATCCACCATTTGAAGCATTATTTCCTAAATAACCTATAATAGTTCCTTTTTTGACATGTGTAGGAGTTAAAGGGGTAACTGATGTTACAGCTTTTATAATTCGATTAGTTGTTAAATTAACATTTTGAACACTTCAATTTAAAGTTTTATTTTCTAAAGTTCTTTGTGCATCTAAATGTAAGAATGATACATATACAGAATCGCTATTATCATTTAAATAAATTTCTTTTTCTCTAGGAGTAAATGATAGATTATTAATAGGAATTTTTGCAACCAATACTGTTCCAACTCCAGTAAAAGGTTGATCGGTTGTTAATTCATAAGCAGCGATTATCTCTCCATCATATGGCATAACTACAGGTTGAAAATCATTTGCAATATAATCTTCACCGATATGCATAAACTTAGGTGTGGTTGTTTTTTCATCATAAAATCCTCTTGAAGTTCCATATCCACCAGAAAACAATTCAGATCCATAAAATCTTAATGAATCTTTATTAATACTTTTTAGATCTTCTTGAGTTAGTCGTTCAGTTGCAAATACAGGAGCTTGAATATTTTGTTTAACAAAATCACTTTCAAAAAGATTGGTGTATTGACCTATGCCTATTTTTTTATGAAGTTTTACTTTTTTATTATCTTTTAAAGTTAGATCTAATTCTAATTCAGCATTTCTATAATCATTTGCATTTTTAATTTGTCTAATTTTTACATCACTTATGTTTTTAGAATTAGATTTTATTAGTAAATTATTTTTTGTTAAGTTACTAAAATCAGTATTTGTTTCAGGATTTTTTAT encodes:
- a CDS encoding NAD(+)/NADH kinase — protein: MKYSLVTNNYATTGEIKNNLVKLLAENDFYQDDQNPDVVFVIGGDGTFLVAVHKYQHLLDKLVFAPIKFGGIGFYTNKNRIEDLQQAICCDLLKNANITKLGLLEVNFNDKKVYAINEIKVTNHTRPLTTKIYINDDLLEEFKGTGLVFATPSGSTGFIKSANGAIIYPEVSLFEMQELMPVSTNKFRTLNAPVLFSDEQEIRLELESLDQVGLSADTFEYHLEAKNLLIKLSSKKVKLLNLNKHKISKTEILRDIFVLNDKTKN
- a CDS encoding SDR family oxidoreductase — its product is MKKLVVITGASSGIGLECAKLFSKNGYPLLIMARRKELLDNLNLPNCLTAKVDVRNVEEIKQAISLAEQQFGPVDLMINNAGIMPLDKYLDQPLEQKYDILDINIKGVINGMDVVLPSMLKQNHGTIINISSVAGRYLYEDHAIYNGSKFAVNAITEQLRRELADNNIRFTLIEPGTVNTNLLNSTKKTILDQHMQFINQINGGLKAEQIAKTILYVYQLPQDVCIKELMIAHTNETDI
- a CDS encoding MSC_0775 family lipoprotein encodes the protein MSNKFKKLFIPILSTTIISFPIIVTSCATFQQGSEKLYLQYHSLQTEQAKQEFENYNQINLLSEINKYFLKHDHSQQLVKFKIAGASGATVEFNNLMKNNYAYKYIKFDENEFKRIIKEKFNLSTKFINRLKFLIDYTNINRDYANNFDVIFPVKVQLPLLSHNNFSYAKGLFIEQIINFKIKDVKRSRLEQIDTKNIEEIFKKIKSFENKNQFTATIKSDIKNQKESIEKWGLNELDSKQLETIFDLKVKEFDDIQKDNTSNTNIKFKKTITGVDLSNEKLAFNEGYLKVRLAIGEKNKDIVKAESGITTFVKFNFNEDDQFWRDIKLNEILKVNTIKNPETNTDFSNLTKNNLLIKSNSKNISDVKIRQIKNANDYRNAELELDLTLKDNKKVKLHKKIGIGQYTNLFESDFVKQNIQAPVFATERLTQEDLKSINKDSLRFYGSELFSGGYGTSRGFYDEKTTTPKFMHIGEDYIANDFQPVVMPYDGEIIAAYELTTDQPFTGVGTVLVAKIPINNLSFTPREKEIYLNDNSDSVYVSFLHLDAQRTLENKTLNWSVQNVNLTTNRIIKAVTSVTPLTPTHVKKGTIIGYLGNNASNGGWMSHAHVNFYTNRPSYLSANYFSTKTTSSPVNKNRVDRYYDKSKNKFSTFGNTGVESNSSSFVVYDVEPITGKEKLNGKDKIKTNETPAYLTNLSMSRFEKTKGYANPNLLYKLRDERTPAYSVKEFNKLN